A genome region from Gossypium hirsutum isolate 1008001.06 chromosome A04, Gossypium_hirsutum_v2.1, whole genome shotgun sequence includes the following:
- the LOC107950368 gene encoding receptor-like protein 9DC3 — translation MSSPTKICNLSFLSVLDFSKSKLGGTIPDCFGTYSNQLSVVLLRTLNLNGNQLEGSIPQSLTNCHSLEVLDLGNNNINDTFPYWLGTLPNLQVLVLRSNRFHGDIQNFNGTFSFSSLQMINLSRNEFTGHILLELFENLKSMKDIPVDKSGPMYMGGGYYQDSVIITMKGLDFKLERILTSFTVIDFSSNHPKQVGELNSLIVLNFSHNSLAGNIPPSLGKMTALESLDLLSNKLQGRIPVQLTDLTNLGALNLSHNNLEGQIPLANHFDTFSNDSFDGNSGLCGFPLSKKCGNNQELESPPSTVADESETTLVWKIAAMGYGSGLMLGLSMGYIVFTTG, via the coding sequence ATGAGTTCTCCAACCAAGATTTGCAATTTGAGTTTTCTTTCTGTACTTGACTTCTCTAAGAGCAAGTTGGGCGGAACTATTCCAGATTGTTTTGGGACTTATAGCAACCAGCTTTCAGTGGTTCTTTTGAGAACACTTAATCTCAATGGTAACCAACTTGAAGGATCAATTCCACAGTCATTAACGAACTGCCACAGTTTGGAAGTTTTAGATTTGGGCAACAACAACATAAATGATACATTTCCTTATTGGTTAGGTACGCTTCCAAATCTGCAAGTTCTTGTCCTTCGATCTAATAGATTCCATGGTgacatacaaaatttcaatggaaCATTTTCCTTCAGCAGCCTTCAAATGATTAATCTCTCTCGAAATGAGTTCACTGGTCACATCCTACTTGAgctatttgaaaatttaaaatcaatgaAAGATATTCCGGTAGACAAAAGTGGTCCAATGTACATGGGAGGAGGTTATTATCAAGACTCTGTAATTATAACAATGAAAGGGTTGGATTTCaaacttgaaagaattttaaCTTCTTTCACAGTTATTGATTTTTCAAGCAACCATCCTAAACAAGTTGGAGAACTTAACTCACTCATAGTGCTCAACTTCTCGCACAATAGCTTAGCAGGTAATATTCCACCATCACTAGGAAAAATGACAGCACTTGAATCATTGGATCTCTTGTCAAACAAGCTTCAAGGAAGAATCCCAGTGCAGTTAACTGACTTGACAAATCTTGGAGCATTGAATCTTTCTCATAACAATCTTGAGGGGCAGATACCGTTAGCTAATCATTTCGATACTTTCTCAAACGATTCGTTTGATGGCAACTCCGGACTATGTGGATTTCCATTGTCAAAGAAATGTGGCAACAATCAGGAACTAGAATCACCTCCATCAACAGTTGCGGACGAATCTGAAACAACACTTGTTTGGAAAATTGCAGCAATGGGTTATGGAAGTGGACTAATGCTTGGATTGAGTATGGGATACATAGTTTTCACAACTGGGTGA
- the LOC107949980 gene encoding receptor-like protein 33: MSNGRGSQPPFSGLIWATEKNPPMARPRGSGFDESDGTRPEVAVLRQQRRQWVTDFWDEGTDRCKWKGVVCDNKKGNMIGLDLSCGISLQNLRWLNLAVNDFGNSEIPSDFGNFPTQLFHLPYLQNIILSSNPDLIGYLPETNWSSPLSLLDVSGTRFSKGLPGSIDNLKHLKKLNLDSCVFTRSIPSSLGNLTKITFLDISGNMFQGQIPDVFGNLNDLSFMGFSSNNFSGLFPSLAFNLTSLTFMDFSSNFLRGTLPNNISGLSYLRELHLYANLLSGRVPGWLFSLQSLEYLDLHSNKLNGPIDPIQEANLVQLVDLSKNEIQGTIPSSFIDLMNLTILDLSSNNLSGNIKSCMLVKLKNLRSLDVSFNNLLSLTRSSNDVNSTLPMIIEFRFSSCNMQPFPSFLNASKSLQLLDLYNNQIHGSITK, translated from the exons ATGTCGAACGGAAGAGGCTCTCAACCCCCCTTTTCGGGTCTGATATGGGCAACAGAGAAGAATCCTCCGATGGCGCGACCGCGAGGTTCAG GTTTTGACGAGAGCGATGGGACGAGGCCAGAGGTTGCTGTGCTGAGGCAACAGAGGCGCCAGTGGGTG ACGGATTTTTGGGATGAAGGTACTGACCGTTGCAAATGGAAGGGTGTGGTGTGTGATAACAAGAAAGGCAATATGATCGGCCTTGATCTCAGTTGTGGAATCTCACTTCAAAACCTTCGATGGCTCAACCTTGCCGTAAATGATTTTGGCAACTCTGAAATCCCATCTGATTTTG GAAATTTCCCAACCCAACTTTTCCATCTTCCATACCTTCAAAACATCATTCTAAGTAGTAATCCagatctcattggttatctacCAGAAACAAATTGGAGCAGTCCCCTTAGTTTGTTGGATGTTTCAGGGACAAGGTTTTCAAAAGGGTTACCCGGCTCAATTGATAATCTTAAACACTTGAAAAAACTTAACCTTGATAGTTGTGTTTTTACGCGGTCAATCCCTTCATCCCTCGGAAATCTCACAAAAATCACCTTCTTGGATATCTCAGGCAACATGTTCCAAGGGCAAATTCCTGATGTTTTTGGGAATTTAAACGATCTAAGTTTCATGGGTTTTTCCTCTAACAATTTCAGCGGTCTCTTCCCATCATTAGCATTTAACCTCACCAGCCTTACTTTCATGGACTTCTCTTCCAATTTCCTTCGAGGTACCCTTCCCAACAACATAAGTGGACTTTCGTATCTACGAGAACTCCACTTATATGCAAACTTGCTTAGTGGTAGAGTACCAGGTTGGTTGTTTAGTCTACAATCTTTGGAGTATCTAGACCTCCACTCTAACAAACTTAATGGTCCCATTGACCCAATCCAAGAGGCCAATCTAGTCCAACTTGTCGATCTATCGAAGAATGAAATACAGGGAACAATTCCAAGTTCTTTCATTGACCTCATGAACCTTACTATTCTTGACCTTTCATCTAATAACTTGAGTGGCAATATCAAGTCATGCATGCTTGTGAAGCTTAAGAATCTAAGGTCGCTTGATGTTTCATTTAACAACTTACTATCATTAACTAGGAGTAGTAATGATGTAAATTCTACCCTACCAATGATAATTGAGTTCCGTTTCTCTTCTTGCAACATGCAACCTTTCCCAAGCTTCTTGAATGCATCCAAGTCCTTGCAACTTTTAGATCTTTATAATAACCAAATTCATGGTTCTATTACAAAATAG